The stretch of DNA CGCTGAAATACCACCCGGACCGCAACAACGGGGATAAAGAGTCCGAGGAGAAGTTCAAGGAGGCCACGGAAGCCTACGAGGTGCTGCGCGACCCCGAGAAGCGGGCCGCGTACGACCGCTACGGCCATGCGGGCGTGAAGGCCGGCGCCGGGGCCGGATCGGGCTTCGCCGGGTTCGGCTTCGAGGACGCGCTGAACATCTTCATGCGCGACTTCGGCGGTTTCGCCGGCTTCGAGGAGTTCTTCGGCGGGGGCAGCCGACGTCGTGCGCGTGCGCAGCGCGGGCAGGACATTCGCCTGCGGCTGAAGATCACGCTCGCGGAAGTCGCGACCGGCGTCGAGAAGCGGATCAAGGTGCGCCTGCTGGACCCCTGTTCTCGCTGCTCGGGCACGGGGTCGGCGTCGCCGGGCGGTCCGCAGGCCTGCGCAACGTGCGGCGGTGTGGGTGAGGTCCGGCGGGTACAGCGTAGCGTTTTCGGCCAGTTCGTCAGCTCCGGACCGTGCCCGACCTGCGGGGGCACCGGTCAGCAGATCGTCGATCCCTGCCCGGCCTGCCACGGGGACGGGCGGGAGCGGGTGGAGCGCACCATCAAGGTGGAGATTCCGCCCGGCGTCTCGTCGGATAACTACATCACGCTGCGAGGACAGGGGAGCATCGGGCCACGCGGAGGGCCGCGAGGGGACATCTTGGTCGTTCTGGAGGTTCAGGAGGATCCCCGCTTCATCCGTGACGGCGACGACGTCGTGCACGTCCTGCCGATCTCCTTCAGCCAGGCCGTGCTG from Longimicrobiaceae bacterium encodes:
- the dnaJ gene encoding molecular chaperone DnaJ, whose amino-acid sequence is MRDYYEVLGVPRNADTEAIKKAYRKLALKYHPDRNNGDKESEEKFKEATEAYEVLRDPEKRAAYDRYGHAGVKAGAGAGSGFAGFGFEDALNIFMRDFGGFAGFEEFFGGGSRRRARAQRGQDIRLRLKITLAEVATGVEKRIKVRLLDPCSRCSGTGSASPGGPQACATCGGVGEVRRVQRSVFGQFVSSGPCPTCGGTGQQIVDPCPACHGDGRERVERTIKVEIPPGVSSDNYITLRGQGSIGPRGGPRGDILVVLEVQEDPRFIRDGDDVVHVLPISFSQAVLGAELEVPTVLGTEKVTIPPGIQSGETIVLRGKGLPHLGGGGRGDQIVRVQLWTPQPSELTEEQEELFRRLSEIEGAPPAEADRSRGGFWSRVKEAITG